One window from the genome of Gopherus evgoodei ecotype Sinaloan lineage chromosome 2, rGopEvg1_v1.p, whole genome shotgun sequence encodes:
- the KIFC2 gene encoding kinesin-like protein KIFC2 yields MFAFYSLLVYIVYALLRRGPRPLPPPQGLDAFSVELPRRRRLCEELWPELPELDSSSESDRGSGTGEEEEAGPDSGFLEDATTPLTEFLSLKREAAEGKLCPVDTEASGGKLPDSPLISVMSHLLSFLEHYGQMQRLQEQAREYRSRLRREESRCRKQLRTLRRAYKQQVQDKLSIIESLEGVICEQQNVMETLHGKKPPSTCPLYPCPPVTPVGVHRLVESISALHGERNKLLEEITGLKQQLEEGEREKQQLAGSFGLQVQELKQQIEEREEELTRLRTGMGVTDSEKRIHNLTMENEGLKQSLSVTQGLLQQLATVSAQPSATLAKENEGLRSRVQHLETCLQQKLEELVRLEGQVSALQWRKEQEVSRLDERIQELQRMLETQQNRPPDVQYVTQTVEVESPTTLRSLVEAEERNRGLLEQLSSQGERCQQLAEQLQGSEEVTAELRHKISAYESEIAKLREELLREISHLEAQKEEAVKEASESSEQHLEHLREQLTGVQRRLAMLQPLLKDMKTNYASLRSQVCDFSEFYEAAIREARRQMCLAVSEASETSRDLLQKYQHEVLLRKKYHSQLVELKGNIRVLCRLKPVTEVDQREGEVSTAVSTEPGSDSSVTTRYKGKERTFELDKVFLPEATQEEVFLEIEPLVLSCLDGYNVCIFAYGQTGSGKTYTMEGVPEDPGINQRALQALYQEMEARAGLWKYSVTLSMVEIYNEVIRDLLGKEPQEKLDIKLNPDGSGQLHVPGLTSVEVQGLREIRKMLSLGKRNRATYCTNMNERSSRSHALLTITITGTNCSTGTKTSGKLNLVDLAGSERVWKSGAQGERLKEAQSINKSLLALGEVIQALRARQGHVPFRNSKLTYLLQDSLGKGNKTVMMVQISLLEKNAGETMCSLKFAQRVCKVELGPASRRIDSWGQSEL; encoded by the exons ATGTTCGCCTTCTACTCGCTGCTGGTCTACATCGTGTACGCGCTGCTGCGCCGCGGCCCGCGGCCGCTCCCCCCGCCGCag GGCCTGGATGCCTTCTCCGTGGAGCTGCCCAGGAGGCGCAGGCTGTGTGAGGAGCTGTGGCCGGAGCTGCCGGAGCTGGACA GCAGCTCCGAGAGCGACCGAGGCAGTGGcacgggggaggaggaggaggctggccCTGACAGTGGGTTTCTGGAGGATGCTACCACCCCGCTCACCGAATTCCTGTCCCTCAAGCGGGAAGCTGCCGAGGGGAAGCTCTGCCCAGTGGACACAGAGGCCTCTGGCGGGAAG CTCCCCGACTCCCCTCTCATCTCGGTGATGTCccacctcctctccttcctggagcACTATGGGCAGATGCAGCGGCTGCAGGAGCAAGCCAGGGAGTACCGCTCCCGCCTGCGTCGGGAGGAGAGCCGGTGCCGGAAGCAGCTGCGGACGCTGAGGAGGGCCTACAAGCAGCAGGTGCAGGACAAGCTGAGCATCATCGAGAGCCTGGAGGGCGTCATCTGCGAGCAGCAGAACGTCATGGAGACACTGCATG GTAAGAAGCCGCCCTCCACTTGCCCCCTGTACCCGTGTCCACCTGTGACCCCCGTGGGCGTGCACCGGCTGGTGGAATCCATCAGTGCGCTGCATGGGGAGAGGAACAAGCTGCTAGAGGAGATCACAGGCCTGAAGCAGCAgctggaagagggggagagggagaagcagcagctggcagggagcTTCGGCCTGCAG GTCCAAGAGCTGAAGCAGCAGATTGAGGAGCGAGAGGAGGAGCTGACACGGCTGCGCACAGGGATG GGGGTGACAGATTCGGAGAAGCGGATCCACAACCTGACGATGGAGAACGAGGGGCTGAAGCAGAGTCTCAGCGTCACCCAggggctcctgcagcagctggcgaCTGTGTCTGCCCAGCCCTCTGCCACGCTGGCCAAG GAGAATGAGGGCCTGAGGTCGAGGGTGCAGCACCTGGAGACATGCCTGCAGCAGAAGCTGGAGGAGCTGGTGCGCCTGGAGGGGCAGGTCAGCGCCCTGCAGTGGCGGAAGGAGCAGGAGGTGTCCAGGCTGGACGAGCGGATCCAGGAGTTGCAGCGCATGCTGGAGACCCAGCAGAACCGGCCCCCCGACGTACAG TACGTGACCCAGACGGTGGAGGTGGAGTCCCCCACGACCCTGAGGTCTCTGGTGGAGGCCGAGGAGCGGAACCGGGGGCTGTTGGAGCAGCTCTCCAGCCAGGGGGAGCGGTGCCAGCAGCTGGCCGAGCAGCTGCAAGGCTCGGAGGAGGTGACTGCTGAGCTGCGGCACAAG ATCTCTGCCTACGAGTCCGAAATCGCCAAGCTGCGGGAGGAGCTGCTGCGAGAGATCAGCCACCTGGAAGCCCAGAAGGAGGAGGCTGTCAAGGAGGCCTCGGAAAGCTCGGAGCAGCACCTGGAGCACCTCCGCGAGCAGCTGACAG GTGTCCAGAGGcgcctggccatgctgcagccccTCCTTAAGGACATGAAAACCAACTACGCCAGCCTGCGCAGCCAGGTGTGCGACTTCTCCGAGTTCTACGAGGCGGCCATCCGGGAGGCCAGGAGACAG ATGTGCTTGGCCGTCAGCGAGGCGTCGGAGACCAGCCGGGACCTGCTGCAGAAGTACCAGCATGAGGTGCTGCTGCGCAAAAAGTACCACTCCCAGCTGGTGGAGCTGAAAG GGAACATCCGGGTGCTCTGCCGCCTGAAGCCGGTGACGGAGGTGGACCAGCGGGAGGGGGAGGTGAGCACGGCTGTCAGCACGGAGCCCGGCAGCGACAGCAGCGTCACCACCCGCTACAAGGGCAAGGAGAGGACCTTCGAGCTGGACAAGGTCTTCCTGCCAGAGGCCACGCAGGAGGAG gtgttcctggagatCGAGCCCCTGGTCCTGTCCTGTCTGGATGGCTACAACGTGTGTATCTTTGCCTACGGGCAGACCGGCTCAGGGAAGACGTACACCATGGAG GGTGTCCCTGAGGACCCTGGCATAAACCAGCGGGCGCTGCAGGCCCTGTACCAGGAGATGGAGGCCAGGGCGGGGCTGTGGAAGTACTCGGTGACCCTCAGCATGGTAGAGATCTACAACGAGGTGATCCG GGATCTGCTTGGGAAGGAGCCGCAGGAGAAGCTGGACATCAAGCTGAACCCTGACGGGAGTGGGCAGCTCCATGTGCCGGGCCTGACCAGTGTGGAGGTGCAGGGGCTCCGGGAGATCCGCAAG ATGCTGTCGCTGGGGAAGAGGAACCGGGCGACCTACTGCACCAACATGAACGAGCGCAGCTCCCGGTCCCACGCCCTgctcaccatcaccatcaccGGCACCAACTGCAGCACCGGCACCAAGACCTCAG GGAAGCTGAATCTGGTGGACCTGGCGGGTTCTGAGCGGGTCTGGAAGTCGGGGGCGCAGGGCGAGCGGCTGAAGGAAGCTCAGAGCATTAACAAGTCCCTGCTGGCCCTGGGGGAGGTGATCCAGGCCCTCAGAGCCAGGCAGGGCCATGTGCCTTTCCGCAACTCCAAGCTCACCTACCTGCTGCAGGACTCCCTGGGCAAGGGCAACAAGACTGTAATGATGGTGCAG ATCTCGCTACTGGAGAAGAACGCGGGGGAGACCATGTGTTCCCTGAAGTTTGCCCAGCGCGTCTGCAaggtggagctgggcccagcttCCCGCAGGATCGACTCCTGGGGCCAGAGCGAGCTCTGA